The DNA sequence GCACTAAAAGAAACAGCCGGGAATAAAAAGATTATGATCCAGGATCTCATCAACAGTCTGACCCATGCCCGAAACAGCAGTAAAGAGCTTCTGAATGAAGGGACCCCTTCCTCATCAGCAGCCTTCGGCCAGGCGTACCGGGCAGTTGAACAGGCCATCTCTTCGGTTTCTTTCACAGATAACGACCCATATTAAAAAAAAGGAGCGTTTCCGCTCCTTTTTTGCTGTTTTTCTCCATCTTAAAACAATTCAGCAGCTGATGCACCTGCAGGCAGCTCGAATGGATTTTCTTTGTTGATGCGGTCATAAAACATGATGCCGTTCAGATGGTCAATTTCATGCTGGACGATGACAGACGCAATCCCTTTTAGGCGCATCTCTACCTGCTCCCCTTTTTCATCGGAATATTTGATCTTGATTCTTTCATAGCGGGGAACATAGCCTTTAACCTCCCTGTCAACAGAGAGGCAGCCCTCACCCTCCGGAAGATAAACCATTGCAGCAGAGTGGCTGATGATTTTAGGGTTAAAGACCCTCAGCTCTTTTACTTCCCCTTTTTCATCCCTGAAGAAGGCAGCAAACATTCTCTTATCCTCCCCTATCTGGTTGGCTGAAAGGCCGACTCCGGGCCTGAGCTGATATTTGTAGGCCAATTCAGGATCCTGGCTGTTTTTTAGATATTCCATCATCATCTCCATGATAACATGGTCTTCCTGATTGAGAGGGACCGCCACTTCAGCTGTTTTTTGCCGAAGTATAGGATCTCCTTCTCTGACAATGTCTTTCATTCTAATCATTTT is a window from the Bacillus infantis NRRL B-14911 genome containing:
- the def gene encoding peptide deformylase; protein product: MDSQDRKMIRMKDIVREGDPILRQKTAEVAVPLNQEDHVIMEMMMEYLKNSQDPELAYKYQLRPGVGLSANQIGEDKRMFAAFFRDEKGEVKELRVFNPKIISHSAAMVYLPEGEGCLSVDREVKGYVPRYERIKIKYSDEKGEQVEMRLKGIASVIVQHEIDHLNGIMFYDRINKENPFELPAGASAAELF